The DNA segment TCACTTAAACTTAATGCATCTACTCCTCTTTCTCCTATCCCTATATGTCCCTGTGATACATCTATGCCTACTAAGTCCCCTTCTCTTATATCCAAATTCCCTGTAGTTAGAGTCACTCTGTCCGTATTTAAAAAACCGCCCCCGTTAACAAATATTCCGTTTCTGTTTGCCATTACAAGGTCAGCTCTTTGTCCTGCCACTTCCACTATTCCGTTTATATTACTCTTATTCTTTCCTGTCAC comes from the Leptotrichia sp. OH3620_COT-345 genome and includes:
- a CDS encoding filamentous hemagglutinin N-terminal domain-containing protein, producing VTGKNKSNINGIVEVAGQRADLVMANRNGIFVNGGGFLNTDRVTLTTGNLDIREGDLVGIDVSQGHIGIGERGVDALSLS